From Anoplopoma fimbria isolate UVic2021 breed Golden Eagle Sablefish chromosome 11, Afim_UVic_2022, whole genome shotgun sequence, one genomic window encodes:
- the paqr4a gene encoding progestin and adipoQ receptor family member 4a, giving the protein MAFLNGPRLLDWASSPPHLQFNRYVLTGYRPVSSVHDCIRSLFYLHNELGNIYTHGIPLVCFLVLLPLNIPWSQISVTWLGVVHFLACLSPQLGSVLYHLFMNHEGGEPVYHTLLKLDVCGICMINTLGALPIVYSTLLCYPFIRTVALLVYILLSSHAIYCAVTARSSVRRLRSFAWQVLFRFSFFLLRWAGVGGGSPTSLRHFLTMDALAVLGGVINITRIPERFRPGLFDYWCNSHQIMHVLVVGSIMYLHWGVLDDLLWINSYNCSSD; this is encoded by the exons ATGGCGTTCCTGAACGGACCCAGGCTGCTGGACTGGGCCAGTTCACCTCCACATCTGCAGTTCAACAGATACGTCCTGACGGGGTACCGGCCGGTCTCCTCCGTGCACGACTGCATCAGGAGCCTGTTCTACCTGCACAATGAACTTGGGAACATATACACTCACG GCATCCCTTTGGTTTGCTTCCTGGTGCTGCTGCCTCTAAACATCCCCTGGTCTCAGATCAGCGTCACGTGGTTGGGCGTGGTGCACTTTCTGGCTTGCCTGTCGCCCCAGCTGGGCTCTGTGCTCTACCACCTATTCATGAACCATGAGGGAGGAGAGCCCGTCTACCACACCCTCCTGAAACTCGACGTGTGTGGGATCTGCATGATCAACACGTTGG GAGCGCTGCCCATCGTCTACAGCACGCTGCTGTGCTACCCGTTCATCCGCACCGTGGCCCTGTTGGTCTACATCCTGCTGTCCAGCCACGCCATCTACTGCGCCGTCACGGCTCGGAGCAGCGTTCGCCGGCTGCGATCCTTCGCCTGGCAGGTGCTGTTCCgcttctccttcttcctgctGCGCTGGGCGGGCGTGGGCGGCGGCAGCCCCACCTCTTTACGCCACTTCCTCACGATGGATGCGCTGGCCGTGCTGGGCGGGGTCATCAACATCACACGCATCCCGGAGCGCTTCCGCCCGGGCCTCTTTGACTACTGGTGCAACAGCCACCAGATCATGCATGTTCTGGTGGTAGGCTCCATAATGTACCTGCACTGGGGTGTGCTGGACGACCTGCTGTGGATCAACAGCTACAACTGTTCCTCAGACTGA
- the prf1.1 gene encoding perforin-1.1 → MSLLNILVYAGLMLSLPQCSYQSCEVGTPKQCMEAEFAPGINLAGEGFDITNLERKGAFVINMNTWRHKDKTCTLCSNPYLENKKQKLPLSVVDWRAKQSCNGKVASTLHRSSESLVSSSVSSVENNWQANLDFSKADKGASLMLAGTHSKMAEYSMDKSKNDKFSFTSQSMSCEFYSYRVSGSPKLHREFLKAVKKLPKAYCPENKQRFYKLIDNFGTHYITKVKMGGSVKSVTSVRQCQASLNGLSTEEVQMCLEVEASASINVQIKTQAKHCKKDIDKMESKTSFSSLFNDRFTEIRGGQTTDPDLLFSAEKNPTAYKDWLNTVPQNPDVVSYSLDSLHELLPSNSPVRKNLRSAISHYILEKGLWKNCSDRCQAGIKSDPRDSCVCQCHNDKAVNQDCCPTRKGMARVIITVQRGSGLWGDTTTATDGYVKVLFNGQMVRRSPVINNNNDPHWGMVVDLGSQDVSSSKKVRFEVWDQDNNWDDDLLGACDSVLSSGVKEDLCNLQHGKLFYKLEVTCAPSLSGETCKDYKPSPMSQSLKKLYVSRHAHPVPKAILLEMGVFVDEPSSQGNQSLTNELSKVDVI, encoded by the exons ATGTCTCTGTTGAATATTCTCGTCTATGCCGGCCTCATGCTGTCCCTCCCTCAGTGTTCCTATCAATCATGCGAAGTAGGGACACCAAAACAGTGCATGGAGGCAGAGTTTGCTCCAGGTATCAATTTGGCCGGGGAAGGCTTTGATATCACCAATCTGGAGCGCAAGGGAGCCTTTGTGATCAACATGAATACGTGGAGACACAAGGATAAAACATGCACCCTGTGCAGCAACCCCTATTTAGAGAACAAAAAGCAGAAGCTCCCGTTGTCAGTGGTGGACTGGAGGGCGAAGCAGTCCTGCAACGGTAAAGTGGCCAGTACACTCCACCGATCCAGTGAGTCTCTGGTGAGCTCCAGCGTCTCTTCTGTGGAGAACAACTGGCAGGCTAATCTAGACTTTAGTAAGGCTGACAAAGGGGCCTCATTGATGCTTGCTGGTACTCATTCTAAAATGGCTGAATACTCCATGGACAAGTCTAAGAATGACAAGTTCAGCTTCACAAGCCAGAGCATGTCATGTGAATTCTACAG TTACAGAGTGTCCGGCAGTCCCAAGTTGCACAGAGAATTTCTAAAAGCAGTGAAAAAGCTACCGAAAGCGTACTGCCCTGAAAACAAGCAAAGATTTTACAAACTGATTGACAACTTCGGCACCCATTACATCACCAAG GTGAAGATGGGAGGAAGTGTTAAATCTGTGACCAGCGTCCGGCAGTGCCAGGCCAGCCTGAACGGCCTCAGCACGGAGGAGGTGCAGATGTGCCTGGAAGTTGAGGCGTCCGCTAGCATTAACGTACAAATTAAAACTCAAGCAAAGCACTGCAAGAAAGACATTGACAAGATGGAAAGTAAGACGTCCTTCTCCAGCCTCTTCAACGACAG GTTCACAGAAATAAGGGGGGGGCAAACCACGGATCCAGACCTTCTCTTCTCTGCTGAGAAAAACCCAACGGCCTACAAAGACTGGCTGAACACAGTACCACAGAATCCAGACGTAGTCTCATATTCCCTGGACTCGCTTCACGAGTTACTGCCTTCTAACTCCCCAGTCAGGAAGAACCTGCGCTCCGCCATTAGCCATTACATCCTGGAGAAAGGCCTGTGGAAGAACTGCAGTGACCGCTGCCAGGCCGGCATCAAGAGCGACCCACGGGATTCCTGCGTCTGCCAATGCCACAATGACAAAGCTGTAAACCAAGACTGCTGCCCGACCCGTAAGGGCATGGCACGGGTCATCATAACTGTACAACGGGGTTCTGGTCTTTGGGGAGACACCACCACGGCCACTGACGGCTACGTGAAGGTGTTATTTAACGGCCAGATGGTCCGGCGTTCTCCTgtcataaataacaacaacGACCCACACTGGGGCATGGTGGTCGACCTCGGCTCCCAGGATGTGTCCTCAAGTAAAAAAGTGAGATTTGAAGTGTGGGATCAGGACAACAACTGGGACGACGACCTGTTGGGAGCATGTGATTCAGTTCTGTCCTCTGGGGTCAAGGAGGATCTCTGCAACCTGCAACATGGCAAGCTGTTCTACAAATTGGAGGTGACATGTGCTCCGAGTCTGAGCGGAGAAACATGCAAGGACTATAAACCTTCGCCTATGAGCCAAAGTCTGAAGAAGCTGTATGTGTCTCGTCATGCACATCCCGTTCCAAAGGCCATTCTGTTGGAGatgggtgtgtttgtggatgaaCCAAGCTCACAGGGAAACCAGAGTCTTACCAACGAGCTTTCAAAGGTTGATGTGATATAA
- the LOC129099087 gene encoding uncharacterized protein LOC129099087 isoform X2, which yields MASKNIKSTMKMSLFHTAKCYGDGTTGYLGGMAGNGYGYGNGYNDGHGAALSAGGYAGQGQGAYGALGAGLDATGGKYGGAQVPYGNAPMIPTGLEGDGGYPYPAQQLNLGAEGAKTPNKYGAVAGYGAQQTGYGAQLGATQDALGEQAGKYGNMNGAHGNGYKG from the exons ATGgcttcaaaaaatataaaatccacaatgaaaatgtctttattccacacagcaaaat GCTATGGTGATGGAACAACAGGATATCTGGGTGGCATGGCAGGCAATGGCTACG GTTATGGGAATGGTTACAACGATGGTCACGGGGCTG CCCTCAGTGCAGGAGGCTACGCTGGACAAGGCCAGGGGGCGTATG GAGCACTTGGTGCAGGACTCGACGCAACTGGTGGCAAATATG GAGGAGCTCAGGTTCCTTATGGTAATGCTCCCATGATTCCTACCGGGCTGGAGG GTGATGGTGGCTACCCGTATCCTGCTCAGCAGCTCAACCTCGGTGCTGAAGGTGCCAAAACACCCAACAAATATG GAGCTGTAGCAGGATATGGAGCTCAGCAAACAG GTTACGGTGCACAGCTAGGAGCAACTCAAGATGCCTTGG GAGAGCAAGCTGGCAAATATGGCAACATGAATGGAGCCCATGGAAACGGATACAAAG GCTAA
- the LOC129099087 gene encoding uncharacterized protein LOC129099087 isoform X3: protein MASKNIKSTMKMSLFHTAKCYGDGTTGYLGGMAGNGYAGYGNGYNDGHGAALSAGGYAGQGQGAYGALGAGLDATGGKYGGAQVPYGDGGYPYPAQQLNLGAEGAKTPNKYGAVAGYGAQQTGYGAQLGATQDALGEQAGKYGNMNGAHGNGYKG, encoded by the exons ATGgcttcaaaaaatataaaatccacaatgaaaatgtctttattccacacagcaaaat GCTATGGTGATGGAACAACAGGATATCTGGGTGGCATGGCAGGCAATGGCTACG CAGGTTATGGGAATGGTTACAACGATGGTCACGGGGCTG CCCTCAGTGCAGGAGGCTACGCTGGACAAGGCCAGGGGGCGTATG GAGCACTTGGTGCAGGACTCGACGCAACTGGTGGCAAATATG GAGGAGCTCAGGTTCCTTATG GTGATGGTGGCTACCCGTATCCTGCTCAGCAGCTCAACCTCGGTGCTGAAGGTGCCAAAACACCCAACAAATATG GAGCTGTAGCAGGATATGGAGCTCAGCAAACAG GTTACGGTGCACAGCTAGGAGCAACTCAAGATGCCTTGG GAGAGCAAGCTGGCAAATATGGCAACATGAATGGAGCCCATGGAAACGGATACAAAG GCTAA
- the LOC129099087 gene encoding uncharacterized protein LOC129099087 isoform X1 — MASKNIKSTMKMSLFHTAKCYGDGTTGYLGGMAGNGYAGYGNGYNDGHGAALSAGGYAGQGQGAYGALGAGLDATGGKYGGAQVPYGNAPMIPTGLEGDGGYPYPAQQLNLGAEGAKTPNKYGAVAGYGAQQTGYGAQLGATQDALGEQAGKYGNMNGAHGNGYKG, encoded by the exons ATGgcttcaaaaaatataaaatccacaatgaaaatgtctttattccacacagcaaaat GCTATGGTGATGGAACAACAGGATATCTGGGTGGCATGGCAGGCAATGGCTACG CAGGTTATGGGAATGGTTACAACGATGGTCACGGGGCTG CCCTCAGTGCAGGAGGCTACGCTGGACAAGGCCAGGGGGCGTATG GAGCACTTGGTGCAGGACTCGACGCAACTGGTGGCAAATATG GAGGAGCTCAGGTTCCTTATGGTAATGCTCCCATGATTCCTACCGGGCTGGAGG GTGATGGTGGCTACCCGTATCCTGCTCAGCAGCTCAACCTCGGTGCTGAAGGTGCCAAAACACCCAACAAATATG GAGCTGTAGCAGGATATGGAGCTCAGCAAACAG GTTACGGTGCACAGCTAGGAGCAACTCAAGATGCCTTGG GAGAGCAAGCTGGCAAATATGGCAACATGAATGGAGCCCATGGAAACGGATACAAAG GCTAA